The proteins below come from a single Synechococcus sp. WH 8101 genomic window:
- a CDS encoding ferredoxin-thioredoxin reductase catalytic domain-containing protein, protein MTDPSAGNPEPTAESLEVIRKFAETYAQRTGTYFCSDPGVTAVVLKGLARHKDELGGALCPCRHYEDKEAEVSQAFWNCPCVPMRERKECHCMLFLTEDNPFRGDAQTISTEEIHASAG, encoded by the coding sequence ATGACCGACCCGTCCGCTGGAAACCCGGAGCCCACGGCCGAAAGCCTTGAGGTGATCCGGAAATTCGCCGAAACCTACGCCCAGCGCACTGGCACCTACTTCTGCAGCGACCCCGGTGTGACCGCTGTGGTGCTCAAGGGGCTTGCCCGGCACAAGGACGAACTTGGTGGTGCCCTTTGCCCTTGTCGTCACTACGAAGACAAGGAGGCGGAGGTGTCGCAGGCCTTCTGGAACTGCCCCTGTGTGCCGATGCGGGAACGCAAAGAGTGCCACTGCATGCTCTTCCTCACCGAAGACAATCCTTTCCGCGGTGATGCCCAGACCATCAGCACCGAGGAGATCCACGCTTCCGCGGGATAA
- a CDS encoding class I fructose-bisphosphate aldolase, whose protein sequence is MAIANRSAAEWLGPEAELILQAPAKVDQKRLHLPGPEVVDRFALSDRSPQVLRSLQQLYGSGRLANTGYLSILPVDQGIEHSAAHSFAPNPDYFDSEAIVELAVEAGCNAVCSTLGVLGSVARRWAHRIPFMVKLNHNQLLTAPNVHEQILFASVDQAWDMGAVAVGATIYFGSDDCNRELQQIAALFEHAHDRGLATVLWCYLRNPIFKQPEADYHLSADLTGQAVHLGVTIGADIIKQKLPANNGGYPAVAKALGQSFGMTDDRIYSELCSDNPVDLCRYQVLNCYAGRIGLINSGGASGSDDLHEAIRTAVINKRAGGSGLIMGRKAFQKPRGEGVSLIQAVQDVYLSPEVTIA, encoded by the coding sequence ATGGCTATCGCTAACCGGTCCGCTGCGGAGTGGCTCGGCCCCGAGGCCGAGCTGATCCTGCAGGCTCCCGCCAAGGTCGACCAGAAGCGCCTCCATCTTCCCGGACCCGAGGTCGTCGATCGCTTCGCCCTCTCCGATCGCAGCCCCCAGGTGCTGCGCAGCCTGCAGCAGCTCTATGGCAGTGGCCGCCTGGCCAACACCGGCTACCTCTCGATCCTGCCGGTGGATCAGGGCATCGAGCATTCCGCCGCCCACTCCTTCGCTCCGAATCCCGACTACTTCGACAGCGAAGCGATTGTGGAGCTGGCCGTGGAGGCAGGCTGCAACGCCGTCTGTTCCACGCTGGGGGTGCTGGGTTCGGTGGCGCGGCGCTGGGCCCATCGCATTCCCTTCATGGTGAAGCTGAACCACAACCAGCTGCTCACGGCTCCGAACGTTCACGAGCAGATCCTGTTCGCCTCCGTCGACCAGGCCTGGGACATGGGCGCCGTGGCCGTGGGTGCCACCATCTATTTCGGCAGCGACGACTGCAACCGGGAGCTGCAGCAGATCGCCGCCCTGTTCGAGCATGCCCACGACCGGGGCCTGGCCACGGTGCTCTGGTGTTACCTGCGCAATCCGATCTTCAAACAGCCTGAGGCGGACTACCACCTCTCGGCTGACCTCACCGGCCAGGCGGTGCATCTGGGCGTCACCATCGGCGCCGACATCATCAAACAGAAACTGCCCGCCAATAACGGCGGCTACCCGGCCGTCGCCAAGGCCCTGGGCCAGTCGTTCGGCATGACCGACGATCGGATCTACAGCGAGCTCTGCAGCGACAACCCGGTGGATCTCTGCCGCTACCAAGTGCTCAATTGTTATGCCGGCCGGATCGGGCTGATCAACAGTGGCGGCGCTTCCGGCAGCGATGACCTGCATGAAGCGATCCGCACCGCCGTGATCAACAAGCGCGCCGGCGGCAGCGGTCTGATCATGGGCCGCAAGGCCTTCCAGAAACCGCGTGGCGAAGGTGTCAGCCTGATCCAGGCGGTGCAGGACGTGTATCTGAGCCCCGAGGTCACCATC